One stretch of Corynebacterium callunae DSM 20147 DNA includes these proteins:
- a CDS encoding ABC transporter permease: MLLTVLSVVLGTAFLCGSLLLTNSLERTFSSIVDAGVEGVDLGVIAQQNNPDGVPFEVISEISSYPEVRAVNIIGDGPGTPSGTTMTGQSALILTNSNGQPLQAGSSGTHPFAVYPPNKWVSPEPTIVEGSAPNGDNEIIVNTSAAERGNLSVGDKVTVVTPTERIDATLAGIFESNSDVAGWIGVGFSESRYIELFTNGTHASQITIAVKDGADPMAVRNRIGKSHRDLMPLLPQQIIEETTGDTTKQLEFMTYILIAFAAIALIVGSFIIANTFAMIVAQRTSEFALLRSIGVSSFQIGFSVVMEAVFIGAIGGLIGIALGFAVVNALVQFLNRWGDSLSSIGISYNPSSFIFPLVFAVAATVLSAIAPAHRAGNLPPVQAFQSSDSRSTALGMLKNIAGAITMTAGIALTIAGALVSAVNGGELGTEPRMALIGAGTLLVFLSISLSGPSLIIITGRTLGVILMAPFRAVGKLAQRNTLRNPRRSATTALAVTLSVGLVACVGVIGATTRASVFGSMESSIKASFVLDTIGGTMVPGQPAGGSRSLSMSAGVADKAEDVPGVAEVGTLMTGELAANRWDNESTTVFDGDIGHFMDLAVRSGEAFDDKKPGAMISTTYADQSDLKVGDEIPVTPYGSEDGILVPITGIYAETNLLGHLVVNYAATQRVVTNPADYHRSQVFITSDGTISDADLRENLTAAVSSFLIVQVKSNEEFRSSLGTQINQLLGIVYGLLALAVIIAVLGIVNTLILSLSERTREIGILRATGMQRGQIRRMVTLESVILSIHGAFSGLLMGTFTGWAIVSSLRSKGMAPVELPWTQITLMLLATIAVGAIAALIPANRASKISPLEAIS; this comes from the coding sequence ATGTTGCTGACAGTGCTGTCCGTGGTTTTGGGCACCGCATTTTTGTGTGGCTCTTTGCTGCTCACCAATTCCCTGGAGCGCACCTTTTCCTCCATTGTGGATGCCGGCGTTGAGGGTGTGGATCTCGGTGTGATCGCTCAGCAAAATAATCCTGATGGGGTTCCCTTCGAGGTAATCTCAGAAATCTCGAGTTACCCCGAAGTCCGCGCCGTCAACATCATTGGCGATGGTCCCGGTACCCCCTCTGGCACCACCATGACCGGCCAGTCGGCGCTGATCCTTACTAACTCCAATGGTCAGCCCTTGCAGGCCGGCAGCTCCGGCACCCATCCTTTTGCGGTTTATCCACCCAATAAATGGGTCTCCCCCGAGCCTACAATTGTCGAGGGCAGCGCCCCCAATGGCGACAATGAAATCATTGTCAATACCTCCGCCGCCGAGCGTGGCAACCTCAGCGTGGGCGACAAGGTTACTGTTGTCACCCCGACTGAGCGTATCGACGCAACCCTTGCTGGCATTTTTGAATCTAATTCCGATGTCGCCGGCTGGATCGGAGTGGGCTTTTCTGAATCTCGTTATATTGAGCTTTTTACCAATGGAACCCACGCCAGCCAGATCACCATTGCCGTTAAAGATGGTGCCGATCCAATGGCGGTGCGCAATCGTATTGGCAAAAGCCACCGCGATCTTATGCCCCTGCTCCCCCAGCAAATTATTGAAGAAACCACTGGTGATACCACCAAACAGCTTGAGTTTATGACCTATATCCTCATCGCTTTTGCGGCCATCGCCCTGATTGTTGGTTCTTTCATCATCGCCAATACCTTCGCCATGATCGTGGCGCAGCGCACCAGTGAATTCGCGTTGCTGCGTTCCATCGGTGTGTCCTCCTTCCAAATCGGTTTCTCCGTGGTGATGGAAGCAGTTTTCATCGGCGCGATCGGTGGGCTCATCGGCATCGCTTTGGGATTTGCCGTAGTCAATGCGCTGGTGCAATTTCTCAATAGATGGGGCGATTCGCTCTCTTCTATCGGAATCTCATATAACCCCAGCTCTTTTATTTTCCCACTGGTTTTCGCCGTCGCTGCAACTGTCTTGAGTGCTATTGCCCCAGCTCACCGCGCTGGCAATCTGCCACCGGTGCAGGCCTTCCAATCTTCCGACTCCCGCAGTACGGCCCTTGGCATGCTTAAAAACATTGCCGGTGCAATCACTATGACTGCCGGAATTGCCTTAACCATTGCTGGCGCCCTGGTGTCTGCAGTGAATGGTGGCGAGCTTGGCACCGAACCACGCATGGCCCTAATTGGTGCCGGCACCCTACTGGTCTTCCTCTCAATTTCTCTCAGTGGCCCCAGCTTGATCATCATTACCGGGCGTACCTTAGGCGTCATTTTGATGGCTCCTTTTAGAGCTGTGGGCAAACTGGCACAGCGCAACACCTTAAGAAACCCGCGTCGATCAGCAACAACCGCACTTGCGGTGACCTTAAGTGTGGGCCTGGTTGCCTGCGTTGGTGTTATTGGCGCGACCACCCGCGCCAGTGTCTTTGGATCCATGGAATCCTCCATCAAGGCTTCTTTTGTCCTCGACACCATCGGCGGAACGATGGTCCCCGGCCAACCTGCTGGCGGATCACGCTCCTTGTCCATGTCCGCAGGCGTTGCAGATAAAGCCGAAGACGTTCCAGGAGTTGCCGAAGTAGGCACCTTGATGACAGGCGAGCTCGCCGCAAACCGTTGGGATAATGAATCAACCACCGTCTTTGATGGCGATATCGGGCATTTTATGGATCTAGCTGTGCGTTCCGGCGAGGCATTTGATGATAAAAAGCCCGGCGCAATGATCTCCACCACCTATGCAGATCAATCAGATCTCAAAGTGGGCGATGAAATCCCCGTCACCCCTTATGGCTCCGAAGATGGCATTTTGGTTCCCATTACCGGCATTTATGCCGAAACGAATCTGCTCGGGCATTTGGTAGTGAATTACGCTGCGACTCAAAGAGTTGTCACCAATCCCGCGGATTATCACCGCTCCCAGGTGTTTATTACTAGCGACGGCACCATTTCTGATGCTGATCTCCGTGAAAACCTTACTGCGGCAGTTTCTTCCTTCCTCATCGTGCAGGTGAAATCCAATGAAGAATTCCGCAGCAGCCTAGGAACCCAAATTAACCAACTCCTGGGAATTGTCTACGGTCTGCTAGCACTTGCTGTCATCATCGCAGTATTGGGCATTGTGAATACCCTAATTTTGTCACTCAGCGAACGCACTCGAGAAATTGGCATTTTGCGAGCAACTGGTATGCAACGTGGACAAATCCGTCGCATGGTCACCTTGGAATCTGTCATTTTGTCTATCCATGGCGCGTTTAGCGGACTGTTGATGGGCACTTTCACCGGTTGGGCAATTGTGAGCTCCCTGCGGTCTAAAGGCATGGCGCCAGTAGAACTACCATGGACACAGATCACCCTGATGCTGCTGGCCACCATTGCAGTAGGCGCCATAGCCGCTTTGATCCCTGCCAATAGGGCTTCCAAGATTTCGCCACTGGAAGCAATTAGCTAA
- a CDS encoding Ppx/GppA phosphatase family protein, translating into MRLGVLDVGSNTVHLVAVDARPGGHPTPMSNWRTPLRLVELLDADGAISEKGINKLTAAVAEAADLAKTLGCAELMPFATSAVRSATNGDAVLDHVEKETGVRLDILSGEDEARLTFLAVRRWYGWSAGRITNLDIGGGSLELSSGTDESPDMAFSLDLGAGRLTHNWFDTDPPSRKKINLLRDYIDAELAAPTRQMRTLGPARVAVGTSKTFRTLARLTGAAPSSAGPHVTRTLTAPGLRQLIAFISRMTAADRAELEGISADRSHQIVAGALVAEAAMRALDIEKVEICPWALREGAILTRIDKGLE; encoded by the coding sequence GTGAGATTAGGTGTATTAGATGTGGGCAGCAATACTGTCCACCTAGTTGCAGTAGATGCGCGTCCCGGTGGACATCCAACCCCGATGAGCAATTGGCGTACGCCTTTGCGTCTGGTGGAGCTCCTCGATGCCGATGGCGCGATCTCAGAAAAAGGCATTAACAAGCTAACCGCTGCGGTTGCAGAGGCTGCAGATTTGGCAAAGACGCTGGGCTGCGCTGAGTTGATGCCTTTTGCCACTTCCGCGGTGAGATCGGCCACCAATGGCGATGCAGTGCTTGATCACGTGGAAAAGGAAACCGGCGTGCGCCTGGATATCCTTTCCGGTGAGGATGAAGCACGGCTGACTTTCCTTGCGGTACGTCGCTGGTATGGCTGGTCAGCGGGTCGAATCACCAACCTAGATATTGGTGGCGGCTCGCTAGAGCTGTCTTCTGGCACCGATGAATCCCCTGATATGGCTTTCTCTTTGGACCTGGGTGCGGGCCGTTTGACGCACAACTGGTTTGATACTGATCCACCGTCACGTAAGAAAATTAACCTCTTGCGCGATTACATTGACGCAGAGCTTGCAGCACCTACTCGTCAGATGCGCACCTTAGGGCCAGCGCGGGTGGCAGTAGGTACTTCTAAGACCTTCCGTACCTTGGCACGCTTGACTGGTGCCGCGCCGTCTTCCGCTGGACCCCATGTCACCCGTACACTAACAGCGCCAGGCTTAAGGCAGCTGATTGCTTTTATCTCACGCATGACTGCTGCTGACCGCGCTGAGCTGGAAGGTATTAGTGCGGATCGCTCCCACCAGATTGTGGCGGGTGCATTAGTTGCGGAAGCTGCAATGCGTGCGTTGGATATTGAGAAGGTAGAAATTTGTCCATGGGCGCTGCGTGAAGGCGCGATTCTAACCAGAATCGACAAAGGTCTCGAATAA
- the proC gene encoding pyrroline-5-carboxylate reductase, translated as MTNIAVIGGGQIGEALVSGLVAANTNPLNIRVTNRNEERGKELHKRYGIVNLTDNAQAVDEADVVFLCVKPKGILDVISEITATLDNNSAQSVIVSMAAGISIGAMEENASAGLPVVRVMPNTPMLVRKGMSTVTPGRHVSKEQLEQVKELLGTVGHVVEVAESDLDAVTAMSGSSPAYLFLVTEALIDAGVNLGLSRATAKELAVAAFEGAATMMQETGTEPAVLRAGVSSPAGTTVAAIRELEESGLRGAFYRAAQKCAERSAELGKQ; from the coding sequence ATGACAAATATTGCTGTAATTGGTGGCGGTCAGATCGGCGAGGCTTTGGTCTCCGGTTTGGTCGCAGCAAACACCAACCCTTTGAATATTCGAGTGACCAACCGCAATGAAGAACGCGGCAAAGAACTCCATAAGCGTTATGGCATTGTCAATCTCACCGATAACGCTCAGGCTGTTGATGAAGCCGATGTAGTGTTCCTCTGCGTTAAGCCCAAGGGCATTCTCGATGTCATTTCCGAGATCACCGCAACCCTGGACAATAACTCCGCACAAAGCGTGATTGTGAGCATGGCAGCTGGCATCAGCATCGGCGCCATGGAAGAAAACGCCTCCGCTGGACTGCCAGTGGTGCGCGTGATGCCAAATACCCCGATGCTGGTCCGCAAGGGCATGAGCACCGTAACTCCCGGCCGCCACGTCTCCAAAGAACAACTTGAGCAGGTCAAGGAATTGCTGGGCACCGTCGGCCACGTGGTGGAAGTTGCAGAATCCGATCTTGATGCCGTCACCGCTATGTCCGGATCTTCACCCGCCTACCTCTTCCTGGTAACAGAGGCGCTTATCGACGCCGGGGTCAACCTAGGATTGTCGCGTGCAACCGCCAAGGAACTTGCGGTTGCAGCTTTTGAGGGTGCGGCCACCATGATGCAGGAAACCGGCACAGAACCTGCCGTCCTGCGCGCTGGAGTGTCCTCGCCGGCAGGCACCACCGTTGCTGCCATTCGCGAGCTGGAGGAGAGCGGCCTGCGCGGTGCTTTCTACCGAGCCGCCCAAAAGTGCGCTGAACGCTCCGCAGAATTAGGCAAGCAATAA
- a CDS encoding helix-turn-helix domain-containing protein, producing the protein MAREDNGTFLTVAEVAEIMRVSKMTVYRLVHSGELPAVRVGRSFRVHEKAVNEYLDSSFYEAG; encoded by the coding sequence ATGGCTAGAGAAGATAATGGAACCTTTTTGACGGTTGCTGAGGTCGCGGAGATTATGCGCGTATCCAAGATGACCGTCTACCGGCTAGTTCACTCTGGTGAGTTGCCAGCGGTTCGCGTGGGACGCTCATTTCGCGTTCATGAAAAGGCTGTTAATGAATACTTGGATTCCTCCTTTTACGAGGCTGGATAA
- a CDS encoding 30S ribosomal protein bS22, protein MGSVIKKRRKRMSKKKHRKMLRRTRVQRRKLGK, encoded by the coding sequence ATGGGTTCTGTCATCAAGAAGCGCCGTAAGCGCATGTCCAAGAAGAAGCACCGCAAGATGCTGCGTCGTACTCGCGTTCAGCGTAGAAAATTGGGCAAGTAA
- a CDS encoding HAD-IB family hydrolase, translating into MSSDSTFGNWDFETVGTPEDFLASWSSTRGNLRRFLEDHAIPPIDEKTQRLAGEAAATQAVASIYGLELDDFHAGVDSVTGAIEAAGAFHVSSPDPDVPQDIGAAAFFDVDNTLIQGSSLIVFAQGLFRKKFFKVREILPVAWKQLKFKVTGSENAEDVAQGRLQALEFIKGRSVAELVELCEEIVDNHMAEKLWPGTKQLADMHIAAGHQVWLVSATPVQLAQILAKRLGFTGAIGTVAEAKDGIFTGRLVGDILHGPGKRHAVAALASIEKLDLARCTAYSDSINDLPMLSMVGTAVAVNPDKKLRAEAIKRGWAVRDFRSLRKAARAYGLPALATAAFSVTGWRIKKSLQK; encoded by the coding sequence ATGAGCTCCGACAGCACTTTTGGCAATTGGGATTTTGAAACGGTCGGCACACCGGAAGATTTCCTCGCCAGCTGGAGCTCCACCAGGGGAAACTTGCGTCGCTTCCTGGAAGATCATGCTATTCCGCCTATCGACGAAAAAACTCAGCGCCTGGCCGGAGAGGCCGCGGCCACTCAGGCGGTGGCTTCAATTTATGGGCTGGAGCTTGATGATTTCCATGCCGGAGTGGATTCAGTCACAGGTGCAATCGAGGCCGCCGGAGCTTTCCATGTCAGCTCCCCTGATCCAGATGTGCCCCAAGACATAGGAGCAGCTGCATTTTTTGATGTGGATAACACCCTTATTCAGGGGTCTTCGCTCATTGTTTTTGCCCAGGGACTGTTCCGAAAGAAGTTCTTCAAGGTTCGTGAAATCCTGCCGGTGGCCTGGAAGCAATTGAAGTTTAAGGTTACCGGCTCAGAAAATGCCGAGGATGTGGCACAGGGCCGCCTCCAAGCGCTGGAGTTTATTAAGGGCCGTTCCGTGGCAGAGCTGGTGGAGCTTTGTGAGGAAATTGTTGATAACCACATGGCGGAAAAGCTGTGGCCGGGCACCAAACAACTGGCTGATATGCATATTGCGGCCGGCCATCAAGTGTGGCTGGTTTCTGCCACTCCGGTGCAATTAGCTCAGATCTTGGCCAAGCGGCTGGGTTTTACTGGTGCTATTGGCACAGTTGCAGAGGCTAAGGATGGCATCTTCACTGGTCGTTTAGTGGGAGATATCCTGCACGGCCCTGGCAAGCGCCATGCAGTGGCTGCCCTAGCTTCTATTGAGAAGCTGGATCTAGCGCGCTGTACGGCCTACTCAGACTCTATTAACGATCTCCCCATGCTGTCCATGGTGGGCACCGCGGTGGCCGTGAATCCCGATAAGAAGCTCCGCGCGGAGGCCATCAAGCGTGGCTGGGCAGTCCGAGACTTCCGCAGCCTGCGTAAAGCAGCCCGCGCTTATGGTCTACCAGCCTTAGCCACTGCAGCTTTTAGCGTGACCGGCTGGCGCATTAAGAAAAGCCTGCAGAAATAA
- a CDS encoding glutaredoxin family protein, translating into MSLESTSHTVDIIVRDNCGSCVRVKAQILPILQAAGIELQEHNVDQDPALKIEFGDRVPVILVDDEEFSAWEVDNDDLANALL; encoded by the coding sequence GTGTCTCTAGAGTCAACGTCACATACCGTGGACATCATTGTGCGCGATAACTGCGGCTCCTGTGTGCGGGTAAAAGCGCAGATTCTGCCCATTTTGCAGGCTGCTGGAATCGAATTACAAGAACACAATGTGGATCAAGATCCTGCACTCAAAATCGAATTTGGGGATCGTGTTCCAGTGATTTTGGTTGACGACGAAGAGTTCTCGGCATGGGAAGTTGATAACGACGACTTAGCCAATGCTTTGTTGTGA
- a CDS encoding glutamyl-tRNA reductase has product MSVLIVGMSHRSAPVALLERLSMDDSVRGETTQALLGRASLSEAMIVSTCNRLEVYTVTNSFHTGVNDVVEVLHEVSGVDIETLRGYLYVRYADAAAEHMLVVTSGLDSMVVGEQQIIGQVRNAYQAASASGSVGPALHSLAQTALHTGKRVHTETNIDDAGASMVSFAIDQALAQMGIDPASEKPLAGKTALVLGAGAMSSLAATHLGKAGIDRLVLANRTRERAERMAQHSEEAGVAAEVIDFEERTFVLNRVDMVVSATGADDFTIKPSDIPVDAALMLVDLSMPRDIDDACTEIPGVDLVNIERLHKTNREDPSANSPREADALAIVREELEAFTSEQRIRDIVPAVSALRKQAADVGTEELERLRQRAPGISEDDWAEVNRTVRRVVDKLLHQPTVRVKELAARSGTVSYDSALQELFGLEAVITNAAPSTTSVNASELPDAGIVAFVNSTSAGQTRE; this is encoded by the coding sequence GTGAGTGTGCTCATTGTGGGAATGTCCCACAGGTCAGCACCGGTGGCGCTCTTAGAGCGCCTAAGTATGGACGATTCGGTTCGTGGTGAAACAACACAGGCATTGCTGGGGCGCGCCTCACTGTCAGAGGCAATGATTGTCTCTACGTGTAACCGCCTGGAGGTCTACACCGTAACCAATAGTTTCCACACCGGCGTTAATGATGTTGTCGAGGTCTTGCACGAGGTCAGTGGCGTAGATATTGAAACTCTGCGCGGCTACCTTTATGTACGCTATGCCGACGCCGCCGCTGAACACATGCTGGTTGTTACCTCCGGCCTGGACTCCATGGTGGTTGGCGAACAACAAATCATTGGCCAAGTTCGCAACGCTTATCAAGCAGCAAGTGCCTCCGGTTCCGTCGGACCTGCACTGCACTCCCTGGCACAAACCGCACTGCACACCGGCAAGCGTGTACACACCGAAACCAATATCGATGACGCTGGCGCTTCCATGGTGTCCTTCGCTATTGATCAAGCACTGGCACAAATGGGCATTGACCCTGCCTCTGAAAAGCCACTAGCTGGCAAAACTGCGCTGGTTTTGGGCGCAGGTGCGATGAGTTCTTTGGCAGCTACCCACCTGGGTAAAGCCGGAATTGATCGCCTTGTATTGGCAAACCGCACCCGCGAGCGCGCCGAACGCATGGCTCAGCACTCCGAAGAAGCTGGAGTTGCAGCCGAGGTTATTGACTTCGAAGAACGTACCTTTGTACTAAATCGCGTGGACATGGTGGTTTCTGCAACCGGTGCCGATGACTTCACCATCAAGCCCAGCGATATCCCTGTTGACGCTGCATTGATGCTGGTAGACCTTTCCATGCCACGCGATATTGACGATGCCTGCACCGAGATTCCAGGTGTTGATCTGGTTAATATTGAGCGCCTGCACAAAACCAATAGGGAAGATCCATCCGCAAATTCCCCTCGCGAAGCCGATGCCTTGGCAATCGTCCGCGAAGAACTCGAGGCTTTTACCTCTGAGCAGCGCATTCGCGATATCGTCCCGGCTGTTTCTGCACTGCGCAAACAAGCAGCCGACGTCGGAACCGAAGAGCTGGAAAGGCTTCGTCAGCGCGCGCCGGGAATCTCCGAAGATGACTGGGCAGAAGTAAATCGCACCGTGCGTCGTGTCGTCGACAAGCTTCTGCACCAGCCCACTGTGCGGGTAAAGGAACTGGCCGCCCGCTCCGGCACTGTCTCTTATGATTCTGCTTTGCAGGAGCTCTTTGGTTTGGAGGCCGTGATCACCAACGCAGCGCCTTCGACGACTTCCGTTAACGCCTCGGAACTGCCCGATGCGGGTATCGTCGCCTTTGTTAACTCAACTTCTGCAGGACAAACCAGGGAGTAA
- the hemC gene encoding hydroxymethylbilane synthase, translating to MTLKIGTRGSKLATTQAGHMRDQLKYFGRDAELHIVTTPGDLNMSPVERIGVGVFTQALRDVLEKGECDIAVHSMKDLPTAADPRFHLVVPTRADSREALIARDGLTLSELPEGAKVGTSAPRRVSQLRALRPDLEILPLRGNIDTRMGKVTSGELDAVMLAYAGLTRVGMQDRATEVFDPDVIMPAPAQGALAIECRADDTETIRALNMLMHADTYVSAIAERTVLNRLEAGCTAPVAAHATLGGYSGDTMTLTAGVFALDGSRQLVFTVEGDGARPEELGELVAAQLISEGAAELL from the coding sequence ATGACCTTAAAAATCGGTACTCGAGGATCAAAGCTAGCCACCACCCAGGCTGGCCATATGCGTGACCAGCTCAAATACTTTGGTCGCGACGCAGAGCTACATATTGTTACCACCCCTGGCGATCTCAATATGTCCCCCGTGGAACGCATCGGTGTTGGCGTATTTACCCAAGCGCTGCGCGACGTCTTGGAAAAAGGCGAATGCGATATCGCCGTGCACTCCATGAAAGATCTGCCCACCGCAGCCGATCCTCGTTTCCACCTGGTTGTTCCCACCCGCGCAGATTCCCGCGAAGCCCTCATTGCCCGCGATGGCCTGACTCTTTCCGAGTTGCCAGAAGGTGCAAAAGTAGGAACTTCTGCGCCTCGCCGCGTTTCTCAACTGCGTGCATTGCGTCCTGACCTGGAGATTTTGCCACTGCGCGGAAATATCGACACCCGCATGGGCAAAGTGACCTCCGGCGAACTCGATGCCGTCATGCTGGCATACGCTGGGCTTACCCGAGTTGGAATGCAAGACCGCGCCACCGAAGTTTTTGATCCCGACGTCATCATGCCTGCTCCTGCGCAGGGTGCACTTGCCATTGAATGCCGTGCTGACGATACCGAAACCATCCGCGCTCTCAATATGCTCATGCATGCAGACACCTATGTCTCCGCCATCGCAGAACGCACCGTTTTGAATAGGCTGGAAGCAGGCTGCACCGCTCCAGTAGCAGCTCATGCCACACTCGGAGGATATTCCGGCGACACCATGACCCTTACTGCAGGTGTTTTTGCACTCGACGGTTCCCGCCAGCTTGTATTCACTGTTGAAGGTGACGGCGCACGCCCTGAAGAGCTTGGTGAACTGGTCGCTGCACAGCTTATTTCCGAAGGCGCTGCTGAGCTTTTGTAA
- a CDS encoding DJ-1/PfpI/YhbO family deglycase/protease — MAKNILVISTEFGTERDELTVPVEKLKELGHQVTVATPTGKPVQTVLGDKDWDFVFPADATIQEVGAEKFDVIVLPGGTVNADQARINTDIQAILKAQAAGGRAIAAICHAPWVLIDATLAPKKNLTSYTSIKIDLENAGAQWSDVPVKVCNAGDWKLITSRNPGDLEEFVAAIDQA; from the coding sequence ATGGCCAAGAACATTCTTGTTATTTCAACGGAATTTGGTACCGAGCGCGATGAGCTGACAGTGCCAGTTGAGAAGCTTAAGGAACTGGGACACCAGGTTACGGTGGCAACTCCGACCGGCAAGCCAGTACAGACAGTCTTGGGGGATAAGGACTGGGACTTTGTTTTCCCTGCTGACGCCACTATTCAAGAGGTTGGCGCAGAGAAATTTGATGTTATTGTGCTGCCGGGTGGCACTGTGAATGCTGATCAGGCGCGCATTAACACCGATATTCAGGCGATACTCAAGGCGCAAGCTGCGGGTGGGCGCGCGATTGCGGCTATCTGTCACGCACCCTGGGTGCTTATCGACGCAACCCTCGCTCCCAAGAAGAATCTCACCTCCTACACCAGCATCAAGATTGATCTGGAAAATGCTGGCGCACAATGGAGCGACGTTCCTGTAAAGGTGTGTAATGCTGGCGATTGGAAGCTCATTACTTCCCGCAATCCTGGTGATCTTGAGGAATTTGTCGCAGCAATCGATCAGGCTTAG
- a CDS encoding type II 3-dehydroquinate dehydratase encodes MPGKILLLNGPNLNMLGLREPDIYGHDTLEDVVALASAEASKYGLEIDALQSNHEGDLIDALHKARGTHLGCVINPGGLTHTSVALLDAVKASDLLTVEVHISNPHAREEFRHHSYISLAAIAVFAGAGIQGYRYAVDLLATRAQA; translated from the coding sequence ATGCCCGGAAAAATCTTGCTGCTTAATGGACCAAACCTCAACATGCTGGGACTGCGTGAACCAGATATTTATGGACACGACACCCTCGAGGACGTCGTTGCTTTGGCCTCCGCAGAAGCTTCAAAGTATGGGCTAGAGATTGACGCACTGCAAAGCAATCACGAGGGTGATCTCATCGATGCACTGCACAAAGCTCGCGGCACTCACCTCGGTTGTGTGATTAATCCCGGCGGTTTGACCCATACCTCGGTTGCTTTGCTGGATGCGGTTAAGGCCTCTGACCTGCTAACTGTTGAGGTGCACATTAGCAATCCTCATGCTCGCGAAGAATTCCGCCACCATTCCTATATTTCGCTCGCCGCCATCGCCGTTTTTGCTGGCGCCGGTATCCAGGGATACCGCTACGCTGTTGACTTGCTGGCGACCAGGGCACAGGCCTAG
- a CDS encoding ribosomal protein L7/L12, with translation MFGKNDAEIQSLKLRISALEETAARQQQLIDQLLQATELQPSIPRSLMPRTSALHPEVLALLNDGKEIAAIKRHREITGAGLKEAKDAIDREKSQRGR, from the coding sequence ATGTTCGGCAAAAATGACGCAGAAATTCAGTCCCTCAAACTTAGAATCAGCGCCTTAGAAGAAACCGCTGCACGTCAACAACAGCTCATTGATCAATTGTTGCAAGCAACCGAGCTTCAGCCCAGCATTCCGCGATCGCTCATGCCACGCACCTCAGCTTTACATCCTGAGGTACTTGCCCTGTTAAATGACGGCAAGGAAATTGCTGCGATTAAGAGGCATCGCGAAATAACTGGTGCTGGGTTGAAAGAAGCAAAGGATGCTATCGATAGGGAAAAATCCCAGCGGGGGCGCTAA